From the genome of Brevundimonas sp. NIBR11:
TGATCGGCGGGGCCGCCGGGGACCGGTTCGGACGGCGGCGTGTGTTCCTGGTCGGGGTGGTGCTGTTCGCCCTGTCATCCGTCGCCTGCGGCCTCGCGCCCACCGCTCACCTGTTGATCGCCGGTCGTGCGGTGCAAGGCATCGGCGCGGCCCTGCTGACGCCGGGAGCCCTGGCCCTGATCGGGGCCACCTTTCCGGAGAAGGATCGCGGGGCGGCTTTTGGCGCCTGGGCGGGGGCGGGAGCCCTGTTCGGCATGGTCGGGCCTCTGATCGGGGGCTGGCTGGCGGACCACGCGGACTGGCGGGCCATCTTCTGGATCAATGCGCCGCTGGCGGCGCTGACGGTGGTCGTGACCCTGAGGGCCGTGCCGGAGAGCCGCGATGAAAGCGCCAAGGGGCTGGACTGGCTGGGCGCCGTATTGGCCGTGGCCGGACTGACGGCCCTGACTTGGGCGCTGACGGCGGCGCCCGATCTGGGCTGGGCCGATCCCACGGTGATCACCGGACTGGTGGGAGGCGCGGTGCTGCTGATCGGCTTCCTGTGGGCGGAGGCGAAGGAAGCGCACCCGATGATGCCGCTGGGCCTGTTCGGGTCGCGGGTCTTCTCGGGGATGAATCTTCTGACCCTGCTGCTCTATTTCGCGTTGGGCGGGGCGATGTTCTTCCTGCCGTTCGAGTTGATCCGGGTGCACGGCTGGTCGGCGACGGGGGCGGGGTCGGCCATGCTGCCCTTCGCGGCAGTGATGGGGCTGTTCTCGGGCGCGGCGGGGAAGCTGGCCGACCGGTTCGGGGCGAAGCTGTCGCTGGGCGTCGGGCCGATGCTGGCGGGGGTCGGGCTGGGGCTGCTGGCCCTGATGCCGCCGGACGCCGGCTACGTCGCCGGGCCTCTGGCGGGGATGACGGTGATCGCCATCGGCATGACGCTGGCCGTCGGGCCTCTGACGGCGGCAGTCATGGGGGCGGTGAAGGAAGGCCACACGGGCGTGGCCTCCGGCGTCAACAACGCGGTGGCGCGGATCGCGGGCCTACTGGCCATCGCCCTGCTGGGCGTCCTGCTGTCGGCGGTGTTCGTCGCGGGCGTCGAGGCGCCGGATGCGCGCGAGCAGTTGGGCGCCGTCATGGCGGGTCAGGGCGACTTTTCCGAGGGGGCGGTGACGGCCTTCCACCGGGCTTTTCAGGCGGTTATGGCCGCCTGTGCGGTCTGCGCCATCCTCGCCGGGGTCGTGGGTGTTTTGACCGCGCCGGGCAGACCTCAGAAGACGGTGTAGAGGGCGTCAATCAATCGTTGCGCGCGGGGGTCGCCGATCAGATACGGCGACTGGCGCGTCATGGCGTAGGCGGCCGAGAGCTTCACGTCCGGATCGGCCATGACGCAGCTGCCGCCCCAGCCGCAGTGGCCGAGCGCATCCGGGTTCGGCCCGAAGATGTTCAGCCCCGCGTTTCGCATCAGACCCGCCGCCCAGGTGATGTCGTAGGGCAGGACCTTGTCGGGACCGGAAATGCGGGCCTTGGTCGCCTCCGCCAGCACGGCGGGGGACAGGACGGTCCGGCCGTCCAGCTTTCCTTCGTCGGCGAAGACGGCCATCGCGCGGGCCAGGGACAAGGCCGTGCCGTGCAGGTTGGCGGACGGGATTTCGACGGAGCGCCACTCGGCCGAGCCGCGCCCGCCGGGAGCCGAGCCCTTGTCGAGGAAGGCGGCGGTCTTGATGGCGTCGATGGGGCCGAGATCTGGGGCTTTCGACGGTTTGCGCAGGGCGGCGACCCGGCCGTGCTCGCTTTCGGGCAGGCCGATCCAGAGATCGAGGCCGAAGGGGTCGGCGAAGTCGTGGCGGAGGGCCTGTCCCATGGTGCGGCCGTCGGCGAGGCGATGGACCTCGTTGGCGAGAAAGCCGACGGTGACCGGGTGGTAGCCCGAGGCGGTTCCGGGCGGCCACATCGGCGCCTGGGCGGCCAGTCTGTCCAGCACGGCGCGCTGGTCGAACCAGATGGCCGGATCGACGGGCTCGGAGAAGCCGGGCAGGCCGTCCTGGTGCGACAGCAGCTGGGCGACGGTGACGTCCGCCTTTCCGGCGGCGCCATAGGCGGGCCAGAGGTGGGCGACCTTCTCTTCGTAAGCCAGTTTGCCGCGCTGGACGGCCGAAGCCATCAACAGGGCCATGATCGCCTTGCCCGAGGAGAAGACGGGGACCAGCGTGTCATCGGTGAAGGGCGTCTGGTCGCGCGGCTCGGCCACGCCCGCCCACAGGTCCAGCACCGTCTCTCCGGCGATGACGACCGAGAACCGCGCGCCCTGTTCGTTCAGCCCGTCGGGGGCGTCGGTGAAGTTGGCGGCGAAGGCGTCCTTCACCGCGCCGAAGCGCGGCGGGCAGAGGCCGGAAATCTCGGGGGCGGTGGTCATGCGGGGCTAGATAGCGGCCGATTGCGACGCCCGCCACCGCAGGACGCCGTTC
Proteins encoded in this window:
- a CDS encoding MFS transporter → MAELSKSRKRWILVATVLGSSLTFIDGSALGVALPAIQRDLGAGPAAAQWISNAYLLTLGALVLIGGAAGDRFGRRRVFLVGVVLFALSSVACGLAPTAHLLIAGRAVQGIGAALLTPGALALIGATFPEKDRGAAFGAWAGAGALFGMVGPLIGGWLADHADWRAIFWINAPLAALTVVVTLRAVPESRDESAKGLDWLGAVLAVAGLTALTWALTAAPDLGWADPTVITGLVGGAVLLIGFLWAEAKEAHPMMPLGLFGSRVFSGMNLLTLLLYFALGGAMFFLPFELIRVHGWSATGAGSAMLPFAAVMGLFSGAAGKLADRFGAKLSLGVGPMLAGVGLGLLALMPPDAGYVAGPLAGMTVIAIGMTLAVGPLTAAVMGAVKEGHTGVASGVNNAVARIAGLLAIALLGVLLSAVFVAGVEAPDAREQLGAVMAGQGDFSEGAVTAFHRAFQAVMAACAVCAILAGVVGVLTAPGRPQKTV
- a CDS encoding serine hydrolase domain-containing protein, translated to MTTAPEISGLCPPRFGAVKDAFAANFTDAPDGLNEQGARFSVVIAGETVLDLWAGVAEPRDQTPFTDDTLVPVFSSGKAIMALLMASAVQRGKLAYEEKVAHLWPAYGAAGKADVTVAQLLSHQDGLPGFSEPVDPAIWFDQRAVLDRLAAQAPMWPPGTASGYHPVTVGFLANEVHRLADGRTMGQALRHDFADPFGLDLWIGLPESEHGRVAALRKPSKAPDLGPIDAIKTAAFLDKGSAPGGRGSAEWRSVEIPSANLHGTALSLARAMAVFADEGKLDGRTVLSPAVLAEATKARISGPDKVLPYDITWAAGLMRNAGLNIFGPNPDALGHCGWGGSCVMADPDVKLSAAYAMTRQSPYLIGDPRAQRLIDALYTVF